In one Flavobacteriales bacterium genomic region, the following are encoded:
- a CDS encoding YajQ family cyclic di-GMP-binding protein, with translation MPSFDILSKVDIQMLDNAVNVVKREIDTRYDLRGTSSTVELDKKALTIKVSTEDHMKLDAIVDILLERSGKQKVDVRSYDLKEEPVPSGKTLYRIIKVKQGIERETAKKITKAIKDSGLKVQPQIMDDMVRVTGKKIDDLQAVMSLCRQQDFEIPLQFENMKS, from the coding sequence ATGCCCAGCTTCGACATCCTCAGCAAGGTGGACATCCAGATGCTCGACAACGCCGTGAACGTGGTGAAGCGCGAGATCGACACCCGGTACGACCTGCGCGGCACCAGCAGCACGGTGGAACTCGACAAGAAGGCGCTCACCATCAAGGTGAGCACCGAAGACCATATGAAGCTCGATGCCATCGTCGACATCCTGCTGGAGCGCAGCGGCAAGCAGAAGGTGGACGTGCGCAGCTATGACCTGAAGGAAGAGCCCGTGCCGAGCGGCAAGACGCTCTACCGCATCATCAAGGTGAAGCAGGGCATCGAGCGCGAGACCGCCAAGAAGATCACCAAGGCCATCAAGGACAGCGGGCTCAAGGTGCAGCCGCAGATCATGGATGACATGGTCCGCGTGACGGGCAAGAAGATCGATGACCTGCAGGCCGTAATGTCCCTCTGCCGGCAGCAGGACTTCGAGATCCCGCTGCAGTTCGAGAACATGAAAAGCTGA
- a CDS encoding methyltransferase domain-containing protein, protein MGWFKHWFGTPYYKLLYGHRDDADAQAWVEAILGRWRLPEGAGLLDLACGRGRHARHFAAHGIKVTGCDLSEESIAEARAAVPQAEFLVHDMREPIAGRRFEAICCLFTSLGYFERLEDDQRVLDAVAAMLVPGGGFVLDFMNTDVVLRDLVPHEEVERGGVRFRITRCLQADVLVKRIEVLDGEAVHRFEERVQTLRPAVLEGMATGAGLRIEDRTDGPLLTPFDPDRSPRFVLWCRKPPA, encoded by the coding sequence ATGGGCTGGTTCAAGCACTGGTTCGGCACCCCGTACTACAAGCTGCTCTATGGGCATCGCGATGACGCCGATGCCCAGGCCTGGGTGGAAGCCATCCTGGGGCGGTGGCGGCTGCCCGAGGGAGCCGGCCTATTGGACCTTGCGTGCGGGCGGGGCAGGCATGCCCGTCATTTCGCCGCCCATGGCATCAAGGTCACCGGTTGCGACCTCTCCGAAGAGAGCATCGCCGAGGCCCGTGCGGCAGTGCCTCAGGCGGAATTCCTCGTGCACGATATGCGGGAGCCCATCGCCGGAAGGCGTTTCGAGGCCATCTGCTGCCTGTTCACCAGCCTGGGCTACTTCGAGCGGCTCGAGGACGACCAGCGCGTGCTCGATGCCGTGGCGGCCATGCTCGTGCCCGGAGGGGGCTTCGTCCTCGATTTCATGAACACGGATGTCGTCCTGCGCGACCTCGTGCCCCACGAGGAGGTTGAGCGGGGCGGCGTCCGGTTCCGCATCACCAGGTGCCTTCAGGCCGATGTCCTCGTGAAGCGCATCGAGGTGCTGGATGGCGAGGCGGTGCATCGGTTCGAGGAGCGCGTGCAGACCCTGCGCCCTGCCGTACTCGAGGGCATGGCCACCGGTGCGGGCCTGCGCATCGAGGACCGCACCGATGGGCCGCTGCTCACCCCCTTCGACCCCGACCGGTCGCCGCGTTTCGTTCTTTGGTGCCGAAAGCCACCCGCATGA
- a CDS encoding NRDE family protein, whose protein sequence is MCLIALAYKVHARFPLIVAANRDEFLSREADPAHFWPDLPLVLAGRDRRALGTWMGITLSGRFAALTNHRDLRRPPIAGPSRGLLVRDALLAEPEADPVAREGYNLLHGPIEALRYRSNITGEDRVLQPGIHGLSNALLNTPWPKVVRAKQSMERMVLSDRPDPEAMFRLLQDARPAADHQLPETGLGIDRERALSSIRIDLPGYGTRCSTVMLVSVTGLVRFEERTLKDGGRVLQEFQL, encoded by the coding sequence ATGTGCCTGATCGCGCTGGCATACAAGGTCCATGCGCGCTTTCCCCTGATCGTGGCGGCCAACCGGGATGAGTTCCTTTCCCGAGAGGCTGATCCCGCGCACTTCTGGCCCGATCTTCCCCTGGTGCTCGCCGGCCGTGATCGGCGGGCGCTCGGCACTTGGATGGGAATCACCCTGTCCGGGCGGTTCGCTGCCCTGACGAACCACCGGGACCTCCGGAGGCCGCCGATTGCGGGCCCCTCGCGCGGCCTGCTGGTGCGCGATGCGCTCCTGGCGGAGCCTGAAGCGGATCCGGTGGCGAGGGAGGGCTATAACCTGTTGCACGGGCCGATCGAGGCCCTGCGGTACCGGTCGAACATCACCGGCGAGGACCGCGTGCTGCAGCCCGGGATCCATGGGCTCAGCAACGCGCTGCTGAATACACCCTGGCCGAAGGTGGTGCGTGCCAAGCAGTCCATGGAGCGCATGGTCCTTTCCGACAGGCCTGACCCCGAGGCCATGTTCAGGCTTCTTCAGGATGCACGGCCCGCAGCGGACCATCAGCTCCCCGAAACCGGCCTCGGCATTGATCGTGAACGGGCCCTCAGCTCCATACGTATCGACCTGCCGGGCTACGGCACCCGCTGTTCCACGGTGATGCTGGTGTCCGTCACGGGACTGGTCCGCTTCGAGGAGCGCACGCTGAAGGATGGCGGCAGGGTGCTGCAGGAGTTCCAGTTGTGA
- a CDS encoding ZIP family metal transporter gives MSLLVALLFFAMPMIAGAAVRAGSPDQKWLRLLLGFSGAFLVSVVFLHMLPELYEEEGAMIGAWVLGGFLLQVVLEFFSQGIEHGHIHVHAHHGARAVLPWLTMASLFLHSFAEGMPFADAAVAGNVPFLAGVLLHKVPMAIALATVLLKSGVPGSASWLMLVLFALGAPLGIAAGTLAGDWMDGHFLHRMLGLAIGMLLHIGTTIIFESAPDHRFNAARFAAVVVGVVLAALAVH, from the coding sequence ATGAGCCTCCTCGTCGCCCTGCTCTTCTTCGCCATGCCCATGATCGCCGGTGCCGCCGTGCGCGCAGGCAGCCCTGACCAGAAATGGCTTCGTCTGCTCCTGGGCTTCAGCGGCGCCTTCCTGGTGAGCGTGGTGTTCCTGCACATGCTGCCGGAGCTCTACGAGGAAGAGGGCGCGATGATCGGTGCATGGGTGCTGGGGGGCTTCCTCCTCCAGGTGGTCCTGGAGTTCTTCAGCCAAGGCATCGAGCACGGCCACATCCATGTGCATGCGCACCATGGCGCACGCGCGGTGCTGCCCTGGCTCACCATGGCGAGCCTGTTCCTGCATTCCTTCGCCGAAGGCATGCCCTTCGCCGATGCCGCCGTGGCCGGTAACGTGCCCTTCCTGGCTGGGGTGCTGCTCCATAAAGTGCCCATGGCCATCGCGCTGGCCACGGTGCTGCTCAAGAGCGGCGTACCGGGTTCGGCCAGTTGGCTCATGCTGGTGCTCTTCGCGCTGGGGGCGCCCCTGGGCATCGCGGCGGGCACCTTGGCGGGCGATTGGATGGACGGCCACTTCCTGCACCGCATGCTCGGACTGGCCATCGGCATGCTGCTGCACATCGGCACCACCATCATCTTCGAGAGCGCGCCGGATCATCGCTTCAACGCCGCCCGCTTCGCTGCCGTGGTGGTGGGCGTGGTGCTGGCCGCCCTGGCCGTCCATTGA
- a CDS encoding transcriptional regulator: MIDRLNKSFESRVRLGIMAVLVVNEWVDHTQLKELLGVTDGNLASHLAALEDLKYVQVRKRFIGKRPNTSYKATVSGARAFRDHLDAIERLIPKP; this comes from the coding sequence ATGATCGATCGGCTCAATAAGTCCTTCGAGAGCCGGGTGCGCCTGGGCATCATGGCCGTGCTCGTCGTGAACGAGTGGGTCGATCATACGCAATTGAAGGAGCTGCTCGGCGTTACTGACGGCAACCTCGCGAGCCACCTCGCCGCCCTGGAGGATCTGAAGTACGTGCAGGTGCGCAAGCGCTTCATCGGCAAGCGGCCGAACACGAGCTACAAGGCCACCGTCAGTGGCGCCCGTGCCTTCCGCGACCACCTCGATGCCATCGAACGCCTCATCCCCAAACCCTGA
- a CDS encoding DUF4173 domain-containing protein gives MNAIANWIQARAAIIIALLSALVFDRLFFRMGLGLNVLLFTLLVVMLIVHRIGWGGLSKPARWAMAGALVAAAMAVVHGSVIAPVMAVLAVLWFSALAHEPVLRSLPFASVQAISNHLALPMAVLDGANELMPKRGVARTGWRWARLSVVPMLVLALFFQLYRVGNPKFDHLTAGFLDGIWQAIAELLEFVVTAHALFFLFGLFLCAGLLFRFAPRLVAQWEQRLGDGMRRVRLKRPHWRAPLDMNPLERERRRGVVLLALVNALLLVVNIIDVDWVWFGFEVPEGFSLKQFVHEGTYALIFSILLSIAVVLWFFRGNQNFYWRSAWLKRLALLWVVQNGVLAVSVFLRNWHYISFHGLAYKRIGVIVFLALVLVGLVTLFVKVKQRRSLYYLVRVNAWAAFALLVGLTTVDWDGFIVRVNLGHGNPGEIDIDNYLAMSDKVLPLLYANIDLVEQQMERHRHNRVRWVDHLDPLAFRALLDGKRDAFLARQAGQRWQEWTWADARTRAGLERIGQAAMQ, from the coding sequence ATGAACGCCATCGCCAATTGGATCCAAGCCCGCGCGGCGATCATCATCGCGCTGCTGTCGGCACTCGTCTTCGACCGGCTGTTCTTCCGGATGGGCCTCGGTCTGAACGTGCTGCTGTTCACGCTGCTGGTGGTCATGCTCATCGTGCATCGTATCGGATGGGGAGGGCTGTCGAAGCCGGCGCGCTGGGCCATGGCCGGGGCATTGGTCGCCGCGGCGATGGCGGTGGTGCACGGAAGCGTTATCGCACCGGTCATGGCGGTGCTGGCGGTGCTGTGGTTCAGCGCCCTCGCGCATGAGCCTGTGCTGCGGAGCTTGCCGTTCGCTTCGGTGCAGGCCATCTCGAATCACCTGGCGCTGCCCATGGCCGTGCTCGATGGAGCCAACGAGCTCATGCCCAAGCGCGGCGTTGCGCGCACGGGATGGCGCTGGGCGCGGTTGAGCGTGGTGCCCATGCTCGTGCTCGCGCTCTTCTTCCAGCTCTATCGCGTGGGCAATCCGAAGTTCGACCACCTCACCGCAGGCTTCCTCGATGGCATCTGGCAGGCGATCGCCGAGCTCCTCGAATTCGTGGTCACCGCGCACGCGCTCTTCTTCCTCTTCGGCCTCTTCTTGTGCGCGGGGCTGCTGTTCCGCTTCGCGCCCAGGCTGGTGGCGCAATGGGAGCAGCGGCTGGGCGATGGCATGCGGCGCGTGCGCCTGAAGCGTCCGCACTGGCGGGCGCCGCTGGACATGAACCCGCTGGAGCGGGAGCGTCGCCGCGGGGTGGTGCTGCTGGCGCTCGTGAACGCCCTTCTCCTGGTGGTCAACATCATCGATGTCGATTGGGTCTGGTTCGGCTTCGAGGTGCCTGAGGGCTTCAGCCTGAAGCAGTTCGTGCATGAAGGCACCTATGCGCTCATCTTCAGCATCCTGCTCAGCATCGCGGTGGTGCTCTGGTTCTTCCGTGGCAACCAGAACTTCTACTGGCGCAGTGCCTGGCTGAAGCGCCTGGCCTTGCTCTGGGTGGTCCAGAACGGCGTCCTCGCGGTGTCGGTGTTCCTGCGGAACTGGCACTACATCAGCTTCCACGGTCTCGCCTACAAGCGCATCGGCGTCATCGTGTTCCTCGCGCTCGTGCTCGTGGGGCTGGTCACCTTGTTCGTCAAGGTGAAGCAGCGCCGTTCGCTGTACTACCTGGTGCGTGTGAATGCGTGGGCGGCCTTCGCGCTGCTCGTGGGCCTCACCACGGTCGATTGGGATGGCTTCATCGTACGCGTGAACCTGGGCCATGGCAATCCCGGCGAGATCGACATCGACAACTACCTCGCAATGAGCGACAAGGTGCTGCCGCTGCTCTACGCCAACATCGACCTGGTGGAGCAGCAGATGGAGCGGCATCGCCACAACCGCGTGCGCTGGGTAGACCACCTCGATCCGCTGGCCTTCCGTGCCCTGCTTGATGGCAAGCGCGATGCCTTCCTTGCGCGCCAGGCCGGTCAACGCTGGCAGGAGTGGACCTGGGCCGATGCGCGCACCAGGGCCGGGCTGGAACGCATCGGTCAAGCCGCGATGCAATGA
- a CDS encoding DUF6056 family protein, with product MRPAARIALAVLLLAALSRYVALSAWVHPFADDFSYAAVGMRTELLPRLLDEYRHWNGRWFSNILVLRSPLVLGIDPGLALYRGVPLVLLGLTYGGLWALVAACGTALRRGDQALLAGGLLLLYLHLMPDLSEGLYWYTGAVSYLLPGALSLLVAAAWIRSARRHWRLGWAATAAVGLLAVVASGCSELHMMVMAAGHAALLGLAWRRQRAVPLPLAAVLLAVLAAAFLMAAAPGNAVRGANFPLRHDALRTVGWAAVQSMRFAFTWLSSPALLAASFIYLAGGETFHARIAGAFGPIGMKPWRLAAILGLTLFAAMALPYWATGLLGQHRTVNAVLLVLLPGWFLLLSAVRVSLVEQGRWRWAPWPSLMKPFAFAVLLSAVLFTGSGGRVTGDLLSGRMARFDAALVDRYARIIGAQKAGARSMTLPALADQPRSLRYLDAGSDAEGWINRSLTGWLGAGSLRIIVPGD from the coding sequence ATGAGGCCCGCAGCCCGCATCGCCCTCGCCGTACTGCTCCTCGCCGCACTGTCGCGCTACGTGGCCCTCAGCGCCTGGGTCCATCCCTTCGCCGATGACTTCAGTTACGCGGCCGTGGGCATGCGGACGGAGCTCCTGCCCAGGCTCTTGGACGAGTACCGGCATTGGAACGGGCGGTGGTTCTCCAACATCCTGGTGCTGCGCAGCCCGCTGGTGCTCGGCATCGATCCCGGCCTCGCCCTGTACCGCGGGGTGCCGCTCGTGCTGCTCGGCCTCACCTATGGCGGCCTCTGGGCATTGGTCGCTGCGTGCGGCACCGCCCTGCGCAGGGGCGACCAGGCGCTGCTCGCCGGGGGGCTGCTGCTGCTCTACCTCCACCTCATGCCCGACCTCTCCGAGGGCCTGTACTGGTACACTGGGGCGGTCAGCTACCTGCTGCCCGGAGCGCTGTCGTTGCTCGTGGCGGCGGCATGGATCCGCAGCGCGCGCCGTCATTGGCGGCTCGGCTGGGCAGCCACGGCTGCGGTTGGCCTGCTGGCGGTGGTCGCATCAGGATGCAGTGAGCTGCACATGATGGTCATGGCCGCGGGCCACGCTGCCCTGCTCGGCCTTGCCTGGCGGCGCCAGCGCGCGGTTCCGCTTCCGCTGGCCGCCGTGCTGCTCGCCGTGCTCGCTGCGGCCTTCCTCATGGCTGCGGCGCCGGGCAATGCGGTGCGCGGCGCCAACTTCCCGCTGCGGCATGATGCGTTGCGCACCGTGGGGTGGGCAGCGGTCCAGTCCATGCGGTTCGCGTTCACCTGGTTGTCGTCTCCGGCCCTGCTTGCCGCCTCTTTCATCTACCTGGCCGGCGGCGAGACCTTCCATGCCCGCATCGCCGGGGCATTCGGCCCGATCGGTATGAAGCCCTGGCGGCTGGCGGCCATCCTGGGATTGACGCTGTTCGCTGCCATGGCCCTTCCATACTGGGCCACCGGGCTGCTCGGCCAGCACCGCACGGTGAATGCGGTGCTGCTCGTGCTGCTGCCCGGCTGGTTCCTCCTGCTCTCTGCGGTACGGGTCTCCCTGGTCGAACAGGGCAGGTGGCGGTGGGCGCCCTGGCCCTCACTCATGAAGCCCTTTGCCTTCGCCGTGCTGCTGTCGGCGGTGCTGTTCACCGGAAGCGGCGGGCGCGTGACCGGTGACCTGCTCTCGGGCCGGATGGCGCGGTTCGATGCCGCGCTGGTGGATCGCTATGCGCGGATCATCGGTGCGCAGAAGGCCGGCGCACGGTCGATGACCCTGCCGGCCCTGGCCGATCAGCCGCGCTCGCTGCGCTACCTCGACGCGGGCAGTGATGCGGAGGGCTGGATCAACCGGTCGCTGACGGGATGGCTGGGGGCCGGATCGCTGCGCATCATCGTGCCGGGTGACTGA
- a CDS encoding T9SS type A sorting domain-containing protein, protein MMKRLLPSIAACVAGLALHAQVTVYVQQPASLEGPLEFTWAQWGQTPDLNDPMNNIVGTACFVDDGTEADSLGCNALVNGTDINGKIAVIYRGACEFGAKSLNAQTAGAIAVMIINNQPGAPVAMGAGAVGADVTIPVVMISQEAGAQLRDAILTCNDLEVFIGSQQNYYQYNLGFDGDDILVPRTGAIHPVIHSSASEYFVSLGANIHNYGAQPMDGARVRCVITQEPGGTEVYNQVSPGATINSGDSLYVTLPDFSQASYSGSYTITYSLEGDVADDFPQNNSLALTLGTAGDKFTYAPINPATLDIVSNTHVVPANNVDGWRSCIHFSDPNGSRLAAAGFWFTASAAADQVLTDEIVDGTLYEWTGTVTSPITLPTNADILSLAAGTYTFTSDLRNTPIYVPFSDVVTLQDNVRYLLCLDSYSGIVWHGWNSSLNYDRVSEITNEPVSMIRDAATWYNGFTGLAGAPSHAIHAVEASTIGMDEAAKPLEVTPYPNPTANWLRIPLKGVTGMVSVRAFDAKGARVLERTANVGGDSVLTLDMAGLASGTYLFRLDTEGGRMSEFRVQVNK, encoded by the coding sequence ATGATGAAACGCTTACTCCCCTCCATCGCCGCCTGCGTGGCAGGACTCGCCCTGCATGCCCAGGTGACCGTTTACGTGCAGCAGCCGGCCTCCTTGGAAGGCCCGCTGGAATTCACTTGGGCGCAATGGGGTCAGACCCCGGACCTCAACGACCCGATGAACAACATCGTGGGCACCGCCTGCTTTGTGGATGATGGCACGGAGGCCGACTCCTTGGGCTGCAATGCCTTGGTCAATGGCACGGACATCAACGGCAAGATCGCGGTGATCTACCGCGGCGCCTGCGAGTTCGGCGCCAAGAGTCTGAATGCCCAGACGGCCGGTGCCATCGCGGTGATGATCATCAACAACCAGCCCGGGGCGCCTGTGGCCATGGGCGCAGGAGCCGTGGGTGCCGATGTCACCATCCCGGTGGTGATGATCAGCCAAGAGGCGGGCGCGCAGCTGCGCGATGCCATCCTCACCTGCAATGACCTGGAGGTCTTCATCGGCAGCCAGCAGAACTACTACCAGTACAACCTGGGCTTCGACGGGGATGACATCCTGGTGCCGCGCACCGGGGCCATCCACCCGGTGATCCACAGCAGCGCCAGCGAGTACTTCGTGAGCCTCGGCGCCAACATCCACAACTACGGCGCCCAGCCCATGGATGGCGCACGCGTGCGCTGCGTGATCACCCAGGAGCCTGGCGGCACGGAGGTCTACAACCAGGTCTCCCCCGGCGCCACGATCAACAGCGGCGACTCGCTCTACGTGACCCTGCCGGACTTCAGCCAGGCCAGCTACAGCGGTTCCTACACCATCACTTACTCCCTGGAGGGCGATGTGGCCGATGACTTCCCGCAGAACAACAGCCTCGCGCTCACGCTCGGCACCGCCGGTGACAAGTTCACCTACGCGCCCATCAACCCTGCGACGCTCGACATCGTGAGCAATACGCATGTCGTGCCCGCCAACAACGTCGACGGCTGGCGTTCCTGCATCCACTTCAGCGACCCGAACGGCTCGCGTCTGGCCGCTGCCGGCTTCTGGTTCACGGCTTCCGCGGCAGCCGACCAGGTGCTCACCGACGAGATCGTGGACGGAACCCTGTACGAGTGGACCGGCACGGTGACCAGCCCCATCACGCTGCCCACCAACGCCGACATCCTGTCGCTCGCCGCCGGCACCTACACCTTCACCAGCGACCTGCGCAACACGCCCATCTATGTGCCCTTCTCCGATGTGGTGACCCTGCAGGACAACGTGCGCTACCTGCTCTGCCTGGACTCCTACAGCGGCATCGTCTGGCACGGGTGGAACAGCAGCCTGAACTACGACCGTGTGTCGGAGATCACCAACGAGCCTGTATCGATGATCCGCGATGCCGCCACCTGGTACAATGGCTTCACCGGCCTGGCCGGCGCGCCCTCGCACGCCATCCACGCCGTGGAGGCGAGCACCATCGGCATGGATGAGGCCGCCAAGCCCCTGGAGGTGACGCCCTATCCCAACCCCACGGCCAACTGGCTCCGCATCCCGCTGAAGGGTGTCACCGGAATGGTGAGCGTGCGTGCCTTCGATGCCAAGGGCGCCCGGGTGCTGGAGCGCACCGCGAATGTCGGCGGCGACAGCGTGCTCACGCTGGATATGGCCGGCCTCGCCAGCGGCACCTACCTCTTCCGCCTCGACACGGAAGGCGGCCGTATGAGCGAATTCCGCGTGCAGGTGAACAAGTAG
- a CDS encoding endonuclease/exonuclease/phosphatase family protein: protein MSGVHQLKLVTLTLAAGCGLAFAPDSFPAMLARAFLPWWAVLFLGLAALAMARGRWWWSASGFIAAALVAAPLRVPVPDPVGKDGGSGLRVATMNLWQVNGRRSDAVRSAVATDADVIAFQEVNAIWAAALEEGLAVRYPYRRAVPREDCYGIALFSRFPIGAIRVAEVEGTPFILADAETDGGTVRICAAHAASPTSLMDFRRRNAQLRWLAREMGASDHPMLVIGDLNTVHWDDAYRRLCRASGGRPASTPLDITWPSFGPLALIPIDHVLLRGPVEPAALSTFEVAGSDHRGIVADIILTHES from the coding sequence ATGAGCGGGGTGCATCAGCTGAAGCTCGTCACGCTCACGCTCGCGGCGGGGTGCGGTCTCGCCTTTGCGCCGGATTCCTTCCCCGCCATGCTGGCACGGGCTTTCCTGCCGTGGTGGGCGGTGCTCTTCCTTGGGCTTGCGGCGTTGGCCATGGCGCGCGGTCGATGGTGGTGGAGCGCATCCGGCTTCATCGCAGCGGCGCTGGTGGCTGCACCGTTGCGTGTGCCTGTCCCGGATCCGGTGGGCAAGGATGGCGGCTCGGGCCTTCGGGTGGCCACGATGAACCTGTGGCAGGTGAACGGCCGGCGCTCGGATGCGGTGCGTTCGGCCGTTGCGACGGACGCTGATGTCATCGCCTTCCAGGAGGTGAACGCGATCTGGGCCGCTGCGCTGGAGGAGGGGCTGGCGGTGCGCTACCCGTACCGCAGGGCCGTACCCCGCGAGGACTGCTATGGCATCGCGCTGTTCAGCAGGTTTCCGATCGGCGCCATCCGCGTGGCGGAGGTGGAAGGGACACCCTTCATCCTTGCCGATGCGGAGACCGACGGCGGAACGGTGCGCATCTGCGCGGCGCATGCCGCCTCGCCCACCAGCCTTATGGATTTTCGCCGGCGGAACGCGCAGCTGAGGTGGCTGGCCCGGGAGATGGGCGCCAGCGACCATCCCATGCTCGTGATCGGTGATCTGAATACCGTGCACTGGGACGATGCCTACCGAAGGCTGTGCAGGGCCTCCGGTGGGCGACCCGCCAGCACGCCGCTGGATATCACCTGGCCGTCGTTTGGTCCGCTGGCCCTGATCCCCATCGACCACGTGCTGCTTCGGGGCCCCGTCGAACCGGCAGCGCTGAGCACCTTCGAGGTGGCCGGCAGCGATCACCGGGGCATCGTCGCCGATATCATACTGACCCATGAGAGCTGA
- a CDS encoding glycosyltransferase family 2 protein, giving the protein MDISIVVPLLNERESLPVLIERLHQVLRSMGVAYEVVLVDDGSTDGSWSEIVKASAADGRVKGIRFGRNFGKSPALNEGFIAAQGDVVITMDADLQDDPDEVPELYRMVRQEGFDLVSGWKKKRYDPLTKTLPTKLFNWTTRRVSGVMLHDFNCGLKAYRKEVVKSIEVYGEMHRYIPFIAKKEGFRRIGEKVVKHHPRRFGRTKFGFDRFINGFLDLLTITFVFRFGRKPMHFFGSVGTFMFVVGFLSAAWVVGEKLWHLYVLKQLAPRVSDQGLFYVALTAMVIGVQLFTMGFVAELVHRYSPERNQYRVSERVGL; this is encoded by the coding sequence GTGGACATCTCCATCGTCGTTCCGCTGCTGAATGAGCGCGAGTCGCTGCCCGTGCTGATCGAGCGGCTGCATCAGGTGCTGCGGTCCATGGGGGTCGCCTATGAGGTGGTCCTGGTCGATGACGGCAGCACGGATGGGTCCTGGTCGGAGATCGTGAAGGCCTCTGCGGCCGATGGGCGCGTGAAGGGCATCCGCTTCGGCCGCAACTTCGGCAAGAGCCCGGCCCTGAACGAAGGGTTCATCGCGGCGCAGGGCGATGTGGTGATTACCATGGATGCCGACCTCCAGGACGACCCGGATGAGGTGCCCGAACTCTACCGCATGGTGCGGCAGGAGGGCTTCGACCTGGTGAGCGGGTGGAAGAAGAAGCGCTACGATCCGCTGACGAAGACCCTGCCCACCAAGCTCTTCAACTGGACCACCCGGCGGGTGAGCGGGGTGATGCTCCACGATTTCAACTGCGGGCTGAAGGCCTACCGGAAGGAGGTCGTCAAGAGCATCGAGGTCTACGGCGAGATGCATCGCTACATTCCCTTCATCGCCAAGAAGGAGGGGTTCCGGCGCATCGGAGAGAAGGTGGTGAAGCACCATCCCCGGCGCTTCGGCCGGACCAAGTTCGGCTTCGACCGCTTCATCAACGGGTTCCTCGATCTGCTCACGATCACCTTCGTGTTCCGCTTCGGCCGCAAGCCCATGCACTTCTTCGGGTCGGTGGGCACCTTCATGTTCGTGGTGGGCTTCCTGAGCGCGGCCTGGGTGGTGGGAGAGAAGCTCTGGCACCTTTACGTGCTCAAGCAGCTGGCGCCCCGGGTATCCGATCAAGGGCTCTTCTATGTGGCCCTCACGGCCATGGTCATCGGCGTTCAGCTCTTCACCATGGGCTTCGTGGCGGAGCTGGTTCACCGTTACAGCCCCGAGCGCAACCAGTACCGCGTGTCTGAGCGCGTGGGCCTATAG